A DNA window from Halichondria panicea chromosome 16, odHalPani1.1, whole genome shotgun sequence contains the following coding sequences:
- the LOC135350249 gene encoding dolichyl-phosphate beta-glucosyltransferase-like, which translates to MSSLCDDLHQWLNVNLSLSTVLILLGGFAVCAFLVLYIFLWTTTLRDPPVQRSKSESVFRDPVSNQTHMFPLTVATSPTLYLSLVAPAYKEQDRLPKMLGETMEYLENRQKSDPSFTYEVVVVNDGSPDNTSQEAINFVQQYGCDKIRLLELDKNRGKGGAVRMGCLSVRGERVLFLDADAATDIKDVARLEKALDALTTDHSVPALAIGSRAHLQEEATAQRSFFRNILTYGFHLAVYVLCVKGVKDTQCGFKMLTRSAASTLFQLMHIDRWAFDVELLYIAQQLKMPIKEVAVNWQEIEGSKLVPLWSWLQMGRDLLFIRLRYTFGLWTLKLPKSKSS; encoded by the exons ATGTCCTCATTGTGTGATGATCTTCACCAATGGTTGAATGTAAACCTGTCACTCTCGACTGTGCTCATTTTACTGGGAGGATTTGCTGTCTGTGCTTTTCTTGTG ttGTACATATTCCTATGGACGACAACACTCAGAGATCCCCCTGTGCAAAGGTCAAAGTCTGAGAGTGTGTTCCGTGACCCAGTATCCAACCAGACACACATGTTTCCGCTGACTGTTGCGACCTCTCCCACCCTCTACCTCAGTCTAGTGGCTCCAGCATACAAGGAGCAGGACAGAT TGCCTAAAATGTTGGGAGAGACTATGGAGTACTTGGAGAACCGACAAAAATCAGACCCGTCTTTTACGTACGAGGTGGTCGTGGTCAACGATGGTAGCCCAGACAACACATCTCAG GAAGCTATCAATTTTGTTCAACAGTATGGCTGTGATAAGATCCGTCTTCTAGAGTTGGACAAGAACAGAGGGAAAGGAGGAGCAGTGAGAATG GGATGTCTGAGTGTGAGGGGAGAGAGAGTACTCTTCCTGGATGCTGATGCAGCCACTGATATCAAGGATGTGGCCAGATTGGAGAAAGCCCTGGATGCTTTGACCACTGACCAT TCTGTGCCAGCCTTAGCTATTGGGTCACGTGCACACTTGCAAGAAGAGGCAACAGCTCAG AGGTCTTTCTTCCGTAACATTCTTACGTACGGATTCCACCTGGCTGTGTATGTGCTATGTGTCAAAGGGGTCAAGGACACCCAGTGTGGGTTCAAGATGTTGACCAGGTCTGCAGCTTCTACCCTCTTCCAACTGATGCATATTGATCGATGGGCTTTTGATGTGGAGCTGCTTTATATAGCCCAACAACTCAAGATGCCTATCAAAGAGGTGGCTGTCAACTGGCAAGAAATTGAAG GTTCCAAGCTGGTGCCGCTTTGGAGTTGGTTGCAAATGGGCAGGGATTTACTCTTTATCCGACTGAGGTACACATTTGGACTTTGGACTCTCAAGCTACCCAAGTCCAAGTCTAGCTAG
- the LOC135350212 gene encoding centrosomal protein of 135 kDa-like, with protein MATATERKFTSLRKRLDQMGYRQPLVIDSLPLVEKLFADLMHTTESLKNAKLQLGKNKEQKDVWERHVEPYRTDNARLVKENNELHQQLPKLKETSETRIKDLKATLRRIDHENSDLKFLNTQYMQRLRAQEKENQAKTDKILELQEKNFQAVIQTPGGRKKHIPFRRQRMEIDSTLPNSRGMPTMRLPPQDPYIADLLSVADQRMADFQALVSQGEHERKSLEASIQSMRKQLENREEEIARLTSLLKGGRPPEALAAVGARETNERMVAHLNIQIDFLQQANHELEKKLSSVELAKEESETRVTELSNKNSRICSELQEIGGLVKQMESERGSSEEELTDTVKELRSELAGMKEIRGSLEARVVELTRHSEELHSDNCRMAELLGTSEGETQEVANVMEKLTQERENLITQCQEHKQAEMELRRRLLEVEGQSCDTAGLRQVAKERDELKQAVGGFETELVEIQAEAKALAEDRDNFKLLYEQVSDQLSRARQQARGPAVGGASVVRRLERERDDAQMEMRQQRAESKSLKTRLKSLQDSQQADLRSIEDRCAELQLQLDDACAERGELTERASTMKDMIKSLEAELQSSSTSLSTANAEVSRHRCRANQLQALLDSAEKSRHTEQRDRKKQVSDVSEAKLSVSRLNSKIAQLEYELRERDDKIAELRHALGSLDKDHDAVMAEVDEKSETIARLNREMEEREKSLSEAQSRVAQLEGETAHVKGQLEQKVMERTKLCSQLEGGGKEVGELRSHCETLAREGNQLRDDLSTMTQECQAVRTELQRTVAEKESLSLKVQEYAQSLLRAEEAIAVKEREKSELVESYRALSEEADKLDSTVQVSLGENSATKLELSTIAQEKQHLEDVVRQQAAEIQTHMQSLQSYELQLSNLTHSLTKYDAALRQAQDEKAALLGDIEATRDLCVQLQKTKESLQRQITTQTMSYEQVQVRIQDLESERDLVKQQLQTERTNVENLQVMMTGERRKEFQSQQTGQERETEIQHLQKQLARLEADRLTLSEQLKAMRAEITVKNEEVQRLKSELAAEKFQREHTKQQLQARVRVTTTLDPSLPQQTTTTLAPFSALPTTSHQYSLEGVDSFSKEKESIASESARLVSELLSSSSSRYSESITGSSSSPHPSPPHSTHPTHSTHPTHLTHSTQDSKTD; from the exons ATGGCAACGGCAACAGAGAGAAAGTTCACTAGCTTGAGAAAGCGTCTGGATCAGATGGGCTACCGACAGCCCTTGGTGATAGACTCCCTTCCACTGGTAGAGAAGTTATTTGCTGACCTCATGCACACCACTGAGAGCTTGAAGAATGCCAAATTGCAGCTAGGAAAGAACAAGGAGcaaaag gatGTATGGGAGCGTCATGTGGAGCCTTACAGAACTGACAATGCTCGTCTGGTGAAGGAGAATAATGAGTTACATCAGCAACTACCCAAACTGAAGGAAACAAGTGAGACAAGAATTAAAGATTTGAAAGCCACTTTAAGACGTATAGACCACGAAAACTCTGACCTAAAATTTCTTAACACTCAGTACATGCAACGATTGAGGGCCCAGGAAAAAGAAAACCAAGCCAAGACTGATAAGATCCTCGAATTACAAGAGAAAAACTTTCAAGCTGTTATTCAAACTCCTGGTGGTCGAAAGAAGCACATTCCTTTCAGACGACAGCGAATGGAGATCGATTCAACCCTCCCCAATTCAAGAGGCATGCCTACTATGAGACTACCTCCACAAGACCCCTACATTGCTGACCTCCTCAGTGTGGCAGACCAGAGAATGGCAGATTTTcaggcccttgtcagccagggCGAGCATGAAAGAAAGAGTCTGGAGGCATCAATTCAGTCGATGAGGAAACAACTAGAGAACAGAGAGGAGGAGATAGCAAGACTTACCTCATTACTCAAGGGAGGTCGACCACCAGAGGCACTTGCGGCTGTAGGTGCAAGAGAAACGAATGAGAGAATGGTGGCTCATCTCAATATACAGATAGATTTCCTACAGCAAGCTAATCACGAGCTGGAGAAGAAGCTGTCCAGTGTCGAGTTAGCCAAAGAAGAGTCGGAGACTCGAGTGACTGAACTGAGCAATAAGAACTCTCGTATCTGCTCAGAGCTCCAGGAGATTGGGGGATTGGTGAAACAGATGGAATCTGAGAGGGGGTCTAGCGAGGAAGAGCTCACAGACACCGTTAAAGAACTCAGA agtgagctagctggtatGAAAGAGATTCGTGGTTCCCTGGAGGCAAGGGTAGTTGAGCTAACGCGACACAGTGAGGAGCTCCACTCTGACAACTGTCGAATGGCTGAGCTCCTTGGCACGAGTGAAGGAGAAACCCAGGAGGTGGCCAATGTGATGGAAAAACTCACTCAGGAGAGGGAGAACCTCATCACACAGTGTCAGGAACACAAGCAAGCTG AGATGGAGTTGCGTAGACGTCTTCTAGAGGTGGAGGGTCAATCATGTGACACAGCTGGGTTGAGACAAGTTGCGAAAGAGAGAGATGAGCTAAAACAGGCCGTGGGTGGGTTCGAAACTGAGCTGGTTGAGATCCAAGCCGAGGCAAAAGCACTAGCTGAGGACAGGGACAACTTCAAACTACTCTATGAGCAG GTTAGTGATCAGCTCTCCCGTGCTCGTCAGCAGGCCCGTGGTCCAGCAGTGGGTGGAGCCTCAGTGGTACGACGcttggagagagagagggacgATGCTCAGATGGAAATGAGACAGCAACGAGCAGAAAGCAAGAGCCTTAAGACACGACTCAAGAGTCTCCAGGACTCCCAACAAGCTGACCTCAGGTCTATTGAGGACAGGTGTGCTGAGCTGCAACTACAACTGGATGAT GCCTGTGCTGAGCGAGGTGAGTTGACTGAGAGGGCTAGCACCATGAAAGACATGATTAAGTCACTCGAGGCTGAGCTACAGAGTTCCAGCACTTCCCTCTCCACTGCCAATGCTGAGGTCTCTCGCCATCGTTGTAGGGCCAACCAGTTGCAGGCCCTGCTGGACTCAGCAGAGAAGTCACGGCATACTGAGCAGCGGGATAGGAAGAAACAAGTGTCTGATGTCAGTGAGGCCAAGTTGAGTGTCTCTAGACTCAACAGCAAGATTG CCCAACTTGAGTATGAGCTGAGAGAAAGAGATGACAAGATAGCTGAGCTCCGTCATGCCTTGGGCTCTCTGGACAAGGACCACGATGCTGTTATGGCAGAAGTGGACGAGAAATCAGAGACAATCGCACGTCTCAATCGAGAGATGGAAGAGAGAGAGAAGTCTTTGAGTGAGGCACAGAGCAGGGTGGCCCAGCTAGAGGGAGAAACAGCTCATGTAAAGGGACAGTTGGAACAGAAGGTGATGGAGAGGACCAAGCTATGCTCACAACTTGAGGGAGGGGGCAAGGAGGTTGGGGAGCTACGGAGTCATTGTGAGACTCTGGCCAGGGAGGGGAATCAACTCAGAGATGACCTCTCTACCATGACACAG GAGTGTCAGGCAGTACGCACTGAGCTGCAGAGAACAGTTGCAGAGAAGGAGTCCCTTTCCCTCAAGGTCCAGGAGTATGCCCAGAGCCTCCTACGAGCAGAGGAGGCCATTGCAGTCAAAGAAAGGGAGAAATCTGAGTTGGTTGAGTCTTATCGAGCACTCAGTGAGGAGGCAGACAAACTAGACTCCACTGTACAGGTGTCCCTCGGAGAGAACTCAGCCACCAAGCTGGAACTATCAACAATTGCTCAG GAGAAGCAACACTTGGAGGATGTGGTAAGACAACAGGCAGCTGAGATccagacacacatgcagtcacttCAGTCGTACGAGCTCCAGCTCTCCAACCTcacacactccctcaccaAGTATGATGCTGCACTCAGACAAGCTCAAGATGAGAAG GCTGCCCTACTGGGTGACATTGAGGCCACCAGAGACTTGTGTGTCCAGCTACAGAAGACCAAGGAATCTCTACAGAGACAGATCACAACACAGACTATGAGCTATGAACAG GTTCAAGTGAGAATTCAAGACCTAGAATCTGAAAGAGACCTTGTTAAGCAACAA CTGCAGACAGAGCGTACGAATGTGGAGAACCTTCAGGTCATGATGACAGGCGAGCGAAGGAAGGAATTCCAGTCTCAACAGACGGGGCAAGAGAGGGAGACTGAGATACAGCACCTGCAGAAGCAACTGGCAAGGCTCGAGGCAGACAG GTTGACTCTTAGCGAGCAGTTGAAGGCAATGAGAGCTGAAATAACTGTCAAGAACGAGGAGGTACAGAGGCTAAAATCAGAGCTGGCAGCTGAAAAGTTTCAGAG GGAGCACACTAAGCAGCAGCTACAGGCTCGTGTGAGAGTGACCACAACTCTGGACCCATCTCTACCTCAGCAAACCACCACGACTTTGGCCCCTTTCAGCGCTCTCCCAACCACCAGCCATCAATACTCCTTG GAGGGAGTAGATTCATTTTCAAAAGAGAAGGAAAGCATTGCTTCAGAGAGTGCAA GACTAGTGAGTGAGTTGCTGTCATCCAGCTCCTCACGTTATTCTGAGTCAATAACTGGATCATCATCATCTCCCCACCCCTCTCCACCgcactccacacaccccacacactccacacaccccacacacctcacacactccacacaggACAGTAAAACTGACTAA
- the LOC135350243 gene encoding A-kinase anchor protein 17A-like → MARKMADEVPLTFYLPAGLFLKPDARITIQVKLPQIKVCGISISNWEVMERIKELVKPETFVSLRVIHYSREVINFEGDVESVRAMRKVVLLLHKKAIKLSGFSEVLRVSAKPYQQSYPTKEKWEEYFEERGVESFENGRPGERADTVVLKELPVKWFASRTSDGKPCPRLLSQAFQKFGAVRKVGISDYHSQANTFGPRAESINFDCYIQYEKYASFTNAMSGLKSMKLLRLEDAGKESTIPMRVDFDRGAYLSDRNIRKRQREEERQRKEAEEQEKKEQEKQRELELQKEAEKRREEEVRLARRAKKLEEKKKRKEQRSLLIGHLKSIAVRRKQEAQRLLSVLLSAAAEATYEEEERERDTLMEKKRKEETMKEEEELRDKLLKNVQQLEQRRMEVQRELLLRTLPSGKQRKSAKIAPNND, encoded by the exons ATGGCACGTAAGATGGCAGATGAAGTTCCCTTAACTTTTTACTTACCTGCTGGACTATTCCTTAAACCAGATGCTAGAATAACCATTCAAGTGAAGCTTCCGCAGATCAAAGTGTGTGGAATTTCCATCTCAAACTGGGAGGTCATGGAACGAATCAAAGAACTTGTCAAACCCGAAACATTCGTATCACTGAGAGTTATCCACTATTCAAGAGAGGTTATCAACTTTGAGGGGGATGTTGAGTCAGTGAGAGCAATGCGTAAAGTTGTCCTATTACTTCACAAGAAGGCAATTAAGTTGAGTGGATTTTCCGAGGTCCTGCGAGTGTCTGCAAAGCCCTATCAACAGTCGTATCCCACAAAGGAAAAATGGGAAGAATATTTTGAGGAGAGAGGCGTCGAATCATTTGAGAATGGACGGCCGGGGGAAAGAGCTGATACTGTTGTTCTAAAGGAACTCCCGGTAAAGTGGTTTGCCAGTCGAACGTCAGATGGTAAACCTTGCCCTCGGTTACTTTCACAGGCATTCCAAAAGTTTGGTGCAGTCAGGAAAGTTGGAATCTCTGACTATCACTCTCAGGCAAACACATTTGGACCAAGAGCTGAATCGATTAATTTCGACTGTTACATACAATATGAGAAGTATGCATCCTTCACTAATGCTATgtctggtctgaaatcaatgAAGCTACTGCGACTGGAGGATGCAGGAAAAGAGTCGACCATACCCATGAGAGTGGACTTTGATCGAGGTGCTTATTTGAGTGATCGAAACATTCGTAAGAGACAGCGCGAGGAAGAGAGACAGAGAAAGGAGGCAGAAGAACAGGAGAAGAAAGAGCAGGAGAAGCAGAGAGAGCTTGAGCTCCAGAAAGAAGCTGAAAAGAGACGTGAGGAAGAAGTTCGGTTGGCACGGAGAGCCAAGAAACTGGAAGAGAAGAAAAAGAGAAAGGAACAGAGATCACTTCTTATTGGCCACCTAAAGTCCATTGCAGTGCGAAGGAAGCAAGAAGCTCAGAGGCTACTGTCTGTGTTACTGTCTGCAGCTGCAGAAGCAAC GTACGAGGAGGAGGAACGCGAGCGAGATACACTGATGGAGAAGAAAAGAAAAGAGGAGACGATGAAGGAAGAAGAGGAGCTAAGAGACAAGCTGTTGAAGAATGTGCAGCAGCTGGAGCAGAGGAGGATGGAGGTTCAAAGAGAACTATTATTGAGGACACTACCT